From a single Candidatus Thorarchaeota archaeon genomic region:
- the amrS gene encoding AmmeMemoRadiSam system radical SAM enzyme, with protein sequence MIKEAVLYEKLDNGVQCNLCARRCIIREGQSGFCRVRKVKDGVLYTEVYGLIDGMAADPIEKKPLFHFAPGSTTFSISTSSCNFRCQFCLNYHSSQRKTPVGQQLTPTEIVDLAQQYECDGISYTYTEPTIFMEIAHDTAKIAHERGMFNTFVTNGYMTTEAVDYIAPYLDAATVDFKGSANPEFYKKYMAVPKVEPIFESLLRMKEKGIFIELTNLIIPQIGDHEDDTRRLVEWVVENLGPLTPMHFTAFSPMYKMTHLPRTPASTLEKHIKIAKEAGLVFIYSGNVPGMDTENTYCPNCGFKAVERYSVFMKKNNLAKDGTCPKCGSDLNIHGAKWMGQGGKTFWF encoded by the coding sequence ATGATAAAAGAGGCAGTACTCTACGAAAAATTGGACAATGGAGTCCAATGTAATCTCTGTGCTCGAAGATGCATCATTCGTGAGGGGCAGTCCGGATTCTGTAGGGTGCGTAAGGTCAAGGATGGAGTCCTCTACACAGAGGTCTATGGTCTCATCGATGGCATGGCTGCAGACCCAATCGAGAAAAAACCGCTGTTTCATTTTGCACCAGGCTCCACAACCTTCTCGATCAGCACATCATCATGCAACTTCAGATGCCAGTTCTGTCTGAACTATCATTCATCCCAGAGGAAGACACCAGTCGGGCAACAATTGACACCGACAGAGATCGTGGATCTGGCCCAGCAGTACGAGTGTGATGGAATCAGTTACACGTACACCGAGCCGACCATCTTCATGGAGATTGCTCACGATACAGCAAAGATTGCCCATGAGAGAGGTATGTTCAACACATTCGTCACCAATGGATACATGACAACGGAGGCTGTCGACTATATTGCCCCGTACCTTGATGCGGCAACCGTGGACTTCAAGGGGAGTGCAAACCCCGAGTTTTATAAAAAATACATGGCGGTACCAAAAGTCGAACCAATCTTCGAATCGTTACTCCGCATGAAAGAGAAAGGCATCTTTATTGAGTTGACGAACCTGATAATTCCGCAGATCGGCGACCATGAGGACGACACGCGAAGACTTGTCGAATGGGTGGTCGAGAACCTCGGACCATTGACACCAATGCATTTCACGGCATTCTCACCAATGTACAAGATGACCCATCTGCCACGGACTCCGGCCAGTACATTGGAGAAACATATCAAGATCGCAAAGGAGGCGGGACTTGTGTTCATCTACTCAGGAAACGTACCAGGCATGGATACTGAAAACACCTACTGTCCCAATTGCGGTTTTAAGGCAGTGGAACGATATTCCGTATTCATGAAAAAGAACAATCTCGCCAAGGATGGCACCTGCCCAAAGTGCGGAAGCGATCTGAACATTCATGGGGCAAAATGGATGGGACAGGGAGGAAAGACATTCTGGTTCTAA
- a CDS encoding DUF2797 domain-containing protein, with translation MDGTGRKDILVLIDSPLHIISPTWRETAQGFVHGLTGWTSDSDQPEFYELKRGEQIKWSVTGPKRCVGFRGSDGRSHQCPERTIIQGRGTQCGPCSGMDYLAECIRCNGSVCNATPQRREQCKNTEYVVYIVVFAGGRVKVGVSTKERYRTRWVEQGADFAGIIRQVRDGKIARQIESKIGALQNVAMVVSRRKKADALSKRIEAAEAARLVKAALSEVPSDLADTHNIELEDLSRYYAIDELDSRPLPWRTQSNSIEHLSIVGEIVGMKGSFLITRNGTAFQYIDLKGIIGYTLVPDNSAHVTTQAGLLDFFE, from the coding sequence ATGGATGGGACAGGGAGGAAAGACATTCTGGTTCTAATCGACTCGCCTCTTCACATCATCTCACCTACGTGGAGAGAGACAGCACAGGGTTTTGTGCACGGTCTCACTGGTTGGACCTCAGACAGTGACCAGCCGGAGTTCTATGAACTGAAGAGAGGCGAACAGATCAAGTGGTCCGTCACAGGTCCAAAGAGATGCGTTGGCTTCAGAGGAAGTGATGGACGGTCTCATCAATGTCCGGAGAGAACAATTATCCAAGGACGAGGGACTCAGTGTGGACCGTGTTCGGGGATGGACTATCTGGCCGAGTGCATCCGCTGCAACGGCTCTGTATGCAATGCGACTCCGCAACGAAGAGAGCAGTGCAAGAATACAGAATATGTTGTGTACATCGTGGTCTTTGCGGGAGGAAGAGTCAAGGTGGGAGTGTCCACTAAGGAGAGATATAGAACTCGCTGGGTCGAACAAGGCGCAGACTTTGCAGGGATCATAAGGCAGGTCAGGGACGGGAAAATAGCCCGTCAGATAGAGAGCAAGATAGGGGCCTTGCAGAACGTCGCAATGGTAGTATCACGCAGAAAGAAAGCAGATGCATTATCCAAAAGGATTGAGGCAGCAGAGGCTGCACGGTTGGTCAAGGCCGCACTCTCAGAGGTACCATCTGATCTTGCTGACACTCACAACATAGAGTTGGAAGACCTGAGCCGATATTACGCAATAGACGAGCTGGATTCCAGACCACTCCCATGGCGAACACAATCGAACTCGATTGAACATCTCTCAATCGTGGGAGAGATTGTCGGCATGAAAGGAAGTTTTTTGATCACTCGTAATGGTACAGCCTTTCAGTACATTGACCTCAAAGGGATAATAGGATATACACTGGTCCCTGACAATTCTGCACACGTGACAACGCAGGCTGGACTCCTTGACTTTTTTGAGTGA